One Armatimonadota bacterium DNA segment encodes these proteins:
- a CDS encoding ABC transporter ATP-binding protein, which yields MIRWQGVTVRFGDRLVLRGVTLEVSAGQRVAVVGPNGAGKTTLLRCMLDLVPYEGTVTVGGFEARREGTRARALVGYVPQLPAFPPHLTAAEVVALVQELRGETPDPWSLLEQVGLREHGRKPAGQLSGGMLRRLGLAVALVGDPPVLVLDEPTSYLDREGEAWLAGWLREATGKTVVVASHQLRRLERLVDRVVALEAGEVVADVTAETLQRLHWVEVVVQGPHPVPLPAGVEVLASRNGAVHLRVPDALLLELLKALEGRPFRVHEPEVEDLLRGVRG from the coding sequence GTGATCCGCTGGCAGGGCGTCACGGTGCGGTTTGGGGACCGACTGGTGCTGCGGGGCGTGACCCTGGAGGTCTCTGCGGGTCAGCGGGTGGCGGTGGTGGGCCCGAACGGGGCCGGGAAGACCACGTTGCTGCGGTGCATGCTGGACCTGGTCCCCTACGAGGGCACGGTGACGGTGGGCGGCTTTGAAGCCAGACGGGAGGGTACCCGGGCGCGGGCCCTGGTGGGCTATGTGCCCCAGCTCCCCGCTTTCCCCCCACATCTCACCGCTGCGGAGGTGGTGGCCCTGGTGCAGGAGCTGCGGGGCGAGACACCGGATCCCTGGTCCCTCCTGGAACAGGTGGGCCTCCGGGAGCACGGTCGCAAGCCCGCGGGTCAGCTCTCGGGCGGCATGCTCCGGAGGCTGGGGCTCGCCGTGGCCCTGGTCGGAGATCCCCCGGTGCTCGTGTTGGACGAGCCCACGAGCTACCTGGACCGGGAGGGGGAAGCGTGGCTTGCGGGATGGCTGCGGGAAGCCACGGGGAAGACCGTGGTGGTGGCGAGCCACCAGCTACGGCGCCTGGAGCGGCTCGTGGATCGGGTGGTGGCGCTGGAGGCGGGGGAGGTGGTGGCGGACGTGACCGCGGAGACCCTGCAGCGCCTGCACTGGGTGGAGGTGGTGGTACAAGGGCCGCACCCGGTTCCCCTGCCGGCCGGGGTGGAGGTCCTCGCAAGCCGCAACGGCGCCGTGCACCTCCGGGTGCCCGATGCGCTGCTTCTGGAACTCCTGAAAGCCCTGGAAGGTCGGCCCTTCCGGGTGCACGAGCCGGAGGTAGAAGACCTGCTGCGGGGGGTGCGGGGATGA
- a CDS encoding ABC transporter permease subunit, with protein MTALVLARWDARASLRDRWFLTLAAAFGVLTLAAAATSLAGLKVIGLSSFDRAAAALVSLAQLFIPLLGLTLGAVWLAGDRETGALAFLLAQPVSRGTLYAGRYVGVGAPVLGAVWLGYGAAGVVMAWGAGTDRLGLFLTLVGLSSLLALAMLSVGFLISAFAPTRGRALGASLFAWLGFVVLGDLGVLTAAVGLRLPALGLLLLAAMNPVCAFRMASLLGIPHSPELLGPLGLLAVDRFGQLGAALALVGVLLAWTLGAFVAGFLRFTRMPQP; from the coding sequence ATGACGGCCCTGGTCCTGGCCCGGTGGGACGCCCGCGCGAGCCTGCGGGACCGGTGGTTCCTCACCCTCGCCGCCGCCTTCGGTGTGCTCACCCTGGCCGCGGCGGCCACCTCCCTCGCGGGCCTCAAGGTAATCGGGCTTTCCTCCTTCGATCGGGCCGCGGCGGCCCTGGTCTCCCTCGCGCAGCTGTTCATCCCCCTCCTAGGGCTCACCCTGGGGGCGGTGTGGCTGGCAGGGGACCGGGAGACCGGAGCCCTCGCGTTCCTCCTCGCCCAGCCCGTCTCCCGGGGGACCCTCTACGCGGGGCGGTACGTGGGCGTGGGAGCTCCGGTGCTGGGCGCTGTCTGGCTCGGCTACGGGGCCGCGGGGGTGGTGATGGCCTGGGGCGCGGGCACGGACCGGCTCGGACTCTTCCTCACCCTGGTGGGACTCTCGAGCCTGCTCGCTCTGGCGATGCTCTCCGTGGGGTTCCTGATCTCCGCCTTCGCGCCGACCCGAGGGAGGGCCCTGGGGGCAAGCCTATTTGCCTGGCTCGGGTTCGTGGTCCTGGGGGACCTCGGGGTGCTCACAGCCGCGGTGGGATTGCGGCTTCCGGCCCTGGGGCTCCTGCTCCTGGCCGCGATGAACCCGGTCTGTGCGTTCCGCATGGCGAGCCTGCTTGGGATTCCCCACAGCCCGGAGTTGCTCGGTCCCCTGGGTCTACTGGCCGTGGATCGGTTCGGGCAACTGGGTGCCGCCCTAGCCCTCGTAGGAGTGCTCCTGGCCTGGACCCTGGGGGCCTTCGTCGCGGGATTCCTCCGGTTCACGCGGATGCCTCAGCCGTGA
- a CDS encoding FixH family protein, whose product MRGVALLCALALAACASVSAAEVSGEGWKARLEWSPASPRALRTTALRLRIEDGSGKPLGLSKLRAVASMPEMVHGPEEILFREVAPGRYEAQHVFSMDGRWEIRVTGESGGVQVLASFNLSVGP is encoded by the coding sequence GTGAGAGGCGTGGCTCTCCTGTGCGCCCTGGCACTTGCCGCCTGCGCCTCCGTCTCCGCGGCCGAGGTTTCCGGAGAGGGGTGGAAGGCCCGGTTGGAGTGGTCACCGGCCTCACCCCGGGCCCTGCGGACCACGGCCTTGCGGCTTCGGATCGAGGACGGCTCGGGAAAGCCCCTGGGACTCTCGAAGCTACGCGCGGTGGCTTCCATGCCCGAGATGGTCCACGGGCCCGAGGAGATCCTCTTCCGGGAGGTGGCCCCAGGCCGCTACGAGGCCCAGCACGTCTTCTCCATGGACGGGCGGTGGGAGATCCGGGTAACGGGAGAATCAGGAGGCGTCCAGGTGCTAGCCTCCTTCAACCTGTCCGTGGGCCCCTAG
- a CDS encoding BON domain-containing protein, whose translation MAGRPADTRRHRRMVQEFQVDSRVDPERVQAHVENGIAILTGRVSGAVEKYAAQEAAHRVPGVLDVVNHLSTQGSHPAPESDLELVRAVRRILRRHLPAHQRVRSAVECGWVTLTGTVPSGEDRERVEQLVQAIPGVRGVVNMLGVERVRDPQPPARAARGPRTG comes from the coding sequence ATGGCCGGTCGGCCCGCGGACACGAGAAGGCATCGCCGGATGGTGCAGGAGTTCCAGGTGGACAGCCGGGTGGATCCCGAGCGCGTGCAGGCGCACGTGGAAAACGGAATCGCCATCCTCACGGGACGTGTGAGCGGCGCGGTGGAGAAGTACGCGGCCCAGGAGGCCGCCCACCGGGTCCCGGGGGTTCTGGACGTGGTGAACCACCTGAGCACGCAGGGATCCCACCCCGCCCCGGAGAGCGACCTGGAGCTGGTGCGGGCCGTCCGGCGGATCCTGCGGCGTCACCTCCCGGCCCACCAGCGGGTGCGGTCCGCGGTGGAGTGCGGGTGGGTTACCCTCACGGGCACGGTGCCCTCCGGAGAGGATCGGGAGCGGGTGGAACAGCTCGTGCAGGCGATCCCCGGAGTCCGGGGTGTGGTGAACATGCTGGGGGTCGAGCGGGTACGCGATCCCCAGCCCCCCGCACGGGCGGCTAGGGGCCCACGGACAGGTTGA
- a CDS encoding cytochrome c oxidase subunit II, giving the protein MRAGALVALWVVLSAWFLGMASRFGAFPLSAAREAQVADHAFRLLMLLASPVFAAVVSVLVYALVARRGRGDPPEAPAHVPEHPLVPRLWFLITAVLCAYVVYNPGLVGLAEIRGVPIGRLVAHGRYAAVGLPELPPGGELVVRVRASRWIWQFEYPEHGVTSRELVLPVGQRVRFEITSTDIVHSFWIPAFRTKIDAVPNLTTYLHVTPTRTGSFEQSVDLRVQCAELCGVGHALMASPVRVVEPEAFETWVAQQARR; this is encoded by the coding sequence ATGCGTGCGGGAGCCCTGGTGGCCCTGTGGGTGGTGCTCAGTGCGTGGTTCCTGGGGATGGCGTCCCGGTTCGGCGCCTTCCCCCTGAGCGCGGCCCGGGAGGCGCAGGTGGCGGACCACGCCTTCCGCCTCCTCATGTTGCTCGCGAGCCCCGTGTTCGCCGCGGTGGTGAGCGTGCTGGTGTACGCGCTCGTGGCCCGCAGAGGCCGGGGCGATCCCCCGGAGGCCCCGGCACACGTCCCGGAGCACCCCCTCGTGCCCCGCCTCTGGTTCTTGATCACCGCAGTCCTGTGCGCCTACGTGGTCTACAACCCGGGTCTCGTGGGGCTTGCGGAGATCCGCGGCGTTCCCATCGGGCGTCTGGTGGCCCACGGTCGGTACGCGGCGGTGGGGCTCCCGGAGCTCCCTCCGGGCGGGGAATTGGTGGTGCGGGTCCGGGCAAGCCGGTGGATCTGGCAGTTCGAATATCCGGAGCACGGGGTAACGAGCCGGGAGTTGGTGCTGCCCGTGGGGCAGCGGGTGCGGTTCGAGATCACCTCCACGGACATCGTGCACAGTTTCTGGATCCCCGCCTTCCGCACCAAGATCGACGCGGTGCCCAACCTGACCACCTACCTGCACGTCACCCCCACCCGGACCGGATCCTTCGAGCAGAGCGTGGATTTGCGGGTGCAGTGCGCGGAGCTGTGCGGGGTGGGGCACGCCCTGATGGCTTCTCCGGTGCGGGTGGTGGAGCCTGAGGCCTTCGAGACCTGGGTCGCACAGCAGGCGCGGAGGTAG
- a CDS encoding cbb3-type cytochrome c oxidase subunit I — translation MRVLAPILKGILYGAVGYVLGGPALATPVRALGGSFPFDLELATGSLLGTVGWLAGVGMWEVWARGWFGLPLRPWPEEDGIARYFRFTTDHKVIGIQYLVTFLGLFFLGGALAMLMRWELLRPGQQLLTLNGFNQVMSLHGIIMIAVAVAIFLGGLGNYCVPLMIGARDMAFPRINALSYWLTPPVAVMLLASLLVGGWDSGWTAYPPLSEVNAPGQVLMIVAVVLFGLSSILGGINFLVTIARLRAPGLTWSRLPIFAWSVFAASLLSFIFTQYLAASLLMVLLDRVAGMSSFHFARGGTPVVYQQLFWFYSHPAVYIMILPAFGAALEVITHFARTPLYAYRWVVGGFLGIVGLSGIVWAHHNFTSGMPDWMHAPMMATTEAISVPTGLVFLGALGTLIRGRLWLRTPMLFALGWVWNFLIGGITGIFNADVATDLHLHDTYFVVGHFHYTIMGGEIFALLAALYYWYPKITGRMYDERLGRLHFWWTFLAFNATFLPMFWAGLHGMNRRIADYPAALAGVNFWTSIAAFLLGAGFLVFLYNFVASWVRGPRAEANPWHASTLEWQVPSPPPVENFPVPPAVVGPPYVYGIPGVRHAVLGVAGGSQE, via the coding sequence ATGCGGGTTCTTGCGCCCATCCTGAAAGGCATCCTCTACGGAGCCGTGGGGTACGTCCTGGGCGGCCCTGCCTTGGCCACACCGGTGCGGGCCCTGGGGGGGAGTTTCCCCTTCGATCTGGAGCTGGCCACGGGTTCCCTGTTGGGCACCGTGGGGTGGCTCGCGGGCGTGGGCATGTGGGAGGTGTGGGCCCGGGGATGGTTCGGACTCCCGCTCCGGCCGTGGCCGGAGGAAGACGGGATCGCCCGCTACTTTCGGTTCACCACGGACCACAAGGTGATCGGCATCCAGTACCTGGTGACCTTCCTGGGCCTGTTCTTCCTGGGCGGGGCGCTGGCCATGCTCATGCGGTGGGAGCTGCTGCGCCCGGGCCAGCAGCTGCTGACGTTGAACGGCTTCAACCAGGTGATGAGCCTGCACGGCATCATCATGATCGCGGTGGCCGTGGCCATCTTCCTGGGGGGGCTGGGCAACTACTGCGTGCCCTTGATGATCGGTGCCCGCGACATGGCCTTCCCCCGGATCAACGCCCTCAGCTACTGGCTCACCCCGCCCGTGGCCGTGATGCTGCTGGCAAGCCTGCTGGTGGGCGGATGGGACTCCGGGTGGACCGCCTACCCGCCCCTCAGCGAGGTGAACGCCCCGGGGCAGGTGCTCATGATCGTGGCGGTGGTCCTCTTCGGCCTCTCCTCCATCCTGGGCGGCATCAACTTCCTCGTGACCATCGCCCGCCTGCGGGCCCCGGGCCTTACGTGGAGCCGACTCCCCATCTTTGCCTGGTCCGTGTTCGCGGCGTCGCTTCTGAGCTTCATCTTCACCCAGTACCTGGCCGCAAGCCTGCTCATGGTGCTGCTGGACCGGGTGGCGGGGATGAGCTCCTTCCACTTCGCCCGGGGCGGGACGCCCGTGGTGTACCAGCAGCTCTTCTGGTTCTACTCCCATCCTGCGGTGTACATCATGATCCTGCCCGCCTTCGGCGCGGCCCTGGAGGTGATCACCCACTTCGCCCGCACGCCCCTGTACGCCTACCGCTGGGTGGTGGGGGGATTCCTGGGCATCGTGGGCCTGAGCGGCATCGTGTGGGCCCACCACAACTTCACGAGCGGCATGCCCGACTGGATGCACGCGCCCATGATGGCCACCACGGAGGCCATCTCCGTGCCCACAGGCCTCGTGTTCCTCGGCGCCCTGGGAACGCTCATCCGGGGGAGGCTGTGGCTGCGGACCCCCATGCTGTTTGCCCTGGGCTGGGTGTGGAACTTCCTCATCGGCGGGATCACGGGGATCTTCAACGCGGACGTGGCCACAGACCTGCACCTGCACGACACCTACTTCGTGGTGGGCCACTTCCACTACACCATCATGGGCGGGGAGATCTTCGCGTTGCTGGCTGCCCTGTACTACTGGTACCCGAAGATCACGGGCCGCATGTACGATGAGCGATTGGGCCGGCTGCACTTCTGGTGGACGTTCCTGGCCTTCAACGCCACGTTTTTGCCCATGTTCTGGGCAGGGCTGCACGGGATGAACCGCCGCATCGCGGACTATCCGGCTGCCCTGGCGGGGGTGAACTTCTGGACCAGCATCGCGGCCTTCCTCCTGGGTGCGGGTTTCCTCGTGTTCCTGTACAACTTCGTGGCCAGCTGGGTGCGGGGCCCGCGGGCGGAGGCGAACCCCTGGCACGCCTCCACCCTGGAGTGGCAGGTGCCGAGCCCTCCGCCCGTGGAGAACTTCCCCGTCCCCCCCGCGGTGGTGGGCCCGCCCTACGTGTACGGCATCCCCGGAGTCCGGCATGCGGTGCTCGGCGTGGCAGGAGGGAGCCAGGAATGA
- a CDS encoding cytochrome C oxidase subunit IV family protein — protein sequence MSRLAHKLRLGTRVFGTLAALTVVEWFAARWPGSLLWLGLIALAKTALIAEYFMHYSQLVRGEE from the coding sequence ATGAGCCGGTTGGCGCACAAGCTCCGGTTGGGCACACGGGTGTTCGGGACGCTCGCCGCCCTCACCGTTGTGGAGTGGTTCGCGGCCCGGTGGCCCGGATCGCTCCTGTGGCTGGGACTCATCGCCCTGGCCAAGACCGCCCTCATCGCGGAGTACTTCATGCACTACTCGCAGCTGGTACGGGGGGAGGAATAG